A DNA window from Allokutzneria albata contains the following coding sequences:
- a CDS encoding flavin-containing monooxygenase produces MRRYAVIGAGPGGLVAAKELLALGAEPVVFERAGEIGGVWRAGGLAWPGMSTNLSKHSCCFSDFPWPHDAPDFPCRDDMRTYLHRYAEHFGLTPHLRLREAVTTVRGTIVNGEPFDGVIFASGAFGPTGTEYRGAERYRGKRVVVVGAAFSGAEIAAELAAAGIEVTAVASRPMWLLPRYLDGVPWDLVSYRRDRPRPSYAEANRRFARIAVNPGEFDERMRLDPDSDRPPYLVISDLVPAMLRAGALRLEPGRAVRREPGAVVLDTGVRLPCDEVIDCTGHRLGLPYLSPDQRAVLGHDPADLLQPLLLHECTFHPEFLDAAFVGLYRGPYFGVMELQARWAAAVLTGALPRPSGMRAGLERQLEIREQRPRPQFPHGDYVGMADRLAAEIGVLPDPPPDGPLLPAHYRLHGPGRAPDLARAEIAFVARRTAGSQL; encoded by the coding sequence GTGCGTCGGTACGCGGTGATCGGCGCGGGACCCGGTGGGCTCGTCGCGGCCAAGGAACTGCTGGCCCTCGGCGCCGAACCGGTGGTCTTCGAGCGTGCGGGGGAGATCGGCGGGGTCTGGCGCGCGGGCGGACTGGCGTGGCCGGGGATGTCGACGAACCTGTCCAAGCACAGCTGCTGCTTCTCGGACTTCCCGTGGCCGCACGACGCGCCGGACTTCCCGTGCCGCGACGACATGCGCACCTACCTGCACCGGTACGCGGAGCACTTCGGGCTGACGCCGCACCTGCGGCTCCGCGAGGCCGTCACCACGGTGCGGGGCACGATCGTCAACGGGGAGCCGTTCGACGGGGTGATCTTCGCTTCGGGGGCCTTCGGCCCAACTGGTACCGAGTACCGTGGCGCTGAGCGCTACCGGGGCAAGCGCGTCGTCGTGGTTGGCGCGGCGTTCTCTGGAGCCGAGATCGCCGCAGAACTCGCCGCAGCGGGGATCGAGGTCACTGCCGTCGCGAGCAGGCCGATGTGGCTGCTGCCGCGCTACCTCGACGGCGTGCCGTGGGACCTGGTCAGCTACCGCCGCGATCGGCCCAGGCCGTCGTACGCCGAGGCCAACCGCCGCTTCGCGCGGATCGCGGTGAACCCGGGCGAGTTCGACGAGCGGATGAGGTTGGACCCGGACTCCGATCGTCCTCCGTACCTGGTGATCTCCGACCTGGTGCCGGCGATGCTGCGCGCGGGTGCCCTCCGGCTGGAGCCGGGCCGGGCTGTGCGGCGCGAGCCCGGTGCGGTCGTCCTCGACACCGGCGTGCGACTGCCGTGCGACGAGGTGATCGACTGCACCGGTCACCGCCTCGGACTGCCTTACCTGAGCCCGGACCAGCGGGCCGTGCTCGGTCACGACCCCGCGGACCTGCTGCAACCGTTGCTGTTGCACGAGTGCACCTTCCACCCGGAGTTCCTCGACGCGGCGTTCGTCGGCCTCTACCGCGGGCCGTACTTCGGCGTGATGGAGCTGCAGGCGCGGTGGGCGGCGGCCGTCCTGACAGGTGCGCTGCCGCGGCCGAGCGGGATGAGGGCGGGGCTGGAGCGGCAACTGGAGATCCGCGAACAGCGCCCGCGCCCGCAGTTCCCGCACGGCGACTACGTCGGCATGGCCGATCGACTCGCGGCCGAGATCGGTGTTCTCCCCGACCCGCCGCCGGACGGGCCGCTGCTTCCCGCGCACTACCGCCTGCACGGCCCCGGACGAGCCCCGGACCTGGCACGGGCCGAGATAGCATTCGTGGCGCGACGAACCGCCGGGAGCCAGCTGTGA
- a CDS encoding serine/threonine-protein kinase — MPVPGRIGRFEVVERIGGGAFASVWRAKDDALDSTVAIKVLSADWLDSADVHSRFLAEARMLRRAESDRVVRVHDIGELPDGRPYLVMTYGDRGTLEERISAGPLPWREAVEVAVEIGLALRSLHADGVLHRDVKPSNVLFRSGPDGKDRVLLGDLGLGKLLSEASTLTMIGGTPAYMAPEQAGADEPLSVRTDVYGLGALLYRTVTGRHPYDNNEIGDIAERGAPPRVRNVPAGLDAALQRALAPKPADRYGDVAEFVADLRRLLAPRRSRWLIPLGLLALAGVAAGIWYLSRPEQVEVGDGTRTISLRVPRAWAGELAGAGWDPSVLGLAPGRWPGLLVAESVAAFPGPADPRAGVFAGVLPPMSALSPQDFETRTAKPGCVAAATSPPPVAGLRAAHVRRCGVAFVADALLEVSGQQVWVQVKQSADDVTAFREVLSSVGLGRR; from the coding sequence ATGCCGGTGCCCGGACGGATAGGCCGATTCGAGGTGGTCGAGCGCATCGGGGGTGGTGCGTTCGCCTCGGTGTGGCGGGCCAAGGACGACGCGCTCGACTCCACAGTGGCGATCAAGGTGCTGTCGGCGGACTGGCTCGACTCGGCCGACGTGCACTCGCGGTTCCTCGCGGAGGCGCGGATGCTGCGGCGCGCTGAATCCGATCGGGTGGTCCGGGTGCACGACATCGGCGAGCTGCCGGACGGGCGGCCGTACCTGGTGATGACCTACGGAGACCGGGGCACGCTCGAAGAGCGGATCTCGGCGGGGCCGCTGCCGTGGCGGGAAGCGGTCGAAGTCGCCGTGGAGATCGGGCTGGCGTTGCGGTCCCTGCACGCGGACGGGGTGCTGCACCGGGACGTGAAGCCGTCGAACGTGCTGTTCCGGTCCGGGCCGGACGGCAAGGACCGAGTGCTGCTGGGCGACCTGGGGCTCGGCAAGCTCCTCAGCGAGGCGTCGACGCTGACGATGATCGGCGGTACTCCGGCCTACATGGCACCGGAGCAGGCGGGGGCGGACGAGCCGCTCAGCGTGCGCACGGACGTCTACGGTCTCGGAGCACTGCTCTACCGCACGGTGACGGGCCGCCATCCCTACGACAACAACGAGATCGGTGACATCGCGGAGCGCGGCGCACCGCCACGAGTCCGGAACGTGCCCGCTGGCCTGGACGCGGCGCTGCAGCGGGCTCTGGCGCCCAAACCCGCGGACAGGTACGGAGACGTCGCTGAGTTCGTCGCGGACCTCCGACGGCTGCTCGCCCCCAGGCGGAGCCGGTGGTTGATTCCCCTCGGCCTGCTCGCCCTCGCGGGCGTCGCGGCGGGGATCTGGTACCTGAGCCGCCCCGAACAGGTCGAGGTCGGCGACGGCACCAGGACGATCAGCCTGCGCGTGCCGAGGGCCTGGGCGGGCGAGCTGGCTGGCGCCGGGTGGGACCCGTCGGTGCTCGGCCTCGCCCCTGGCCGGTGGCCCGGCCTGCTCGTTGCGGAGTCGGTGGCGGCCTTCCCCGGGCCTGCCGATCCGCGGGCGGGCGTGTTCGCCGGGGTGCTTCCGCCGATGTCGGCGCTGTCGCCCCAGGACTTCGAGACCAGGACGGCCAAACCGGGTTGTGTTGCCGCAGCGACAAGTCCACCGCCCGTCGCCGGTCTGCGTGCGGCGCACGTGCGGCGGTGCGGTGTCGCCTTCGTCGCGGACGCGCTGCTGGAGGTGTCCGGGCAACAGGTCTGGGTTCAGGTCAAGCAGTCCGCCGACGATGTGACAGCGTTCCGCGAGGTACTGAGTTCCGTCGGCCTCGGGCGGCGCTGA
- a CDS encoding DUF6314 family protein: MTSTDTPEGRIFLSLPGKWALARAIPGTGSVTGVAEFRRLRPDLLLYREEGTLELGTGQTHDVSREYHYLLEDNQIRVCFVEPPEFGRTMHVLRLDGAEATDEHLCDQDLYTGHYRFEGPDRFTVEMRVRGPKKDYSMHTTYDRLPDAPADLL; this comes from the coding sequence GTGACCTCCACCGATACCCCTGAGGGCCGCATTTTCCTTTCCCTGCCCGGGAAATGGGCCTTGGCGCGGGCGATCCCCGGTACCGGCTCGGTGACCGGGGTCGCCGAGTTCCGCCGGTTGCGGCCGGACCTGCTGCTCTACCGCGAGGAGGGCACGTTGGAACTCGGTACCGGGCAGACTCACGACGTGAGCCGCGAGTACCACTACCTGTTGGAGGACAACCAGATCCGGGTCTGCTTCGTGGAGCCGCCGGAGTTCGGCCGCACGATGCACGTGCTGCGGCTGGACGGTGCCGAGGCCACCGACGAGCACCTGTGCGACCAGGACCTCTACACCGGCCACTACCGGTTCGAGGGCCCGGACCGCTTCACCGTCGAGATGCGGGTCCGCGGTCCGAAGAAGGACTACTCGATGCACACCACCTACGACCGGCTACCGGACGCGCCCGCGGACCTCCTCTAG
- a CDS encoding S8 family peptidase produces the protein MRAQLRVLLVVVALATSVGPAQASPAPMSPASVERLDPASGSSVGRLDPASGSSVVTLVTGDRVDLQHGQVRVQAAPGREHIRFLHSTDSRGDRVVLPVDAAEAVRTGRLDRRLFNVTRLISMGFGDRARRDLPLIVEQSAARALPRAAERELPSIGAIAARTEKASAARTWSGLAHARVWLDAPVRAALDRSTVQVGAPAAWKAGHTGKGVTIAVLDTGIDAKHPDLKRVVGAKDFTSSSTDDRQGHGTHVASIAARVAPEASLLNGKVLDDSGGGSESAIIAGMEWAVGQGARVVNMSLGGPPTDGKDPMSLAVNQLTERTGALFVAATGNLGQAEAVMSPAVADAALAVGAVDSKDALAEFSNRGPRSGDDGLKPDITAPGVGIVAARALNSTPEEPVGDRYARMSGTSMAAPHVAGAAAILAAQHPDWRADRIKAALMGTARPNPKLGAHDQGAGRLDIARATAQTVHATPASIHSGVAKWPHSDDEPIKTTVTYSNSGASPVELDLAVDVQAPAGMFTVQPGRITVPARGSASAVLTTDTRVAAPDVRFSGALTATGRDVSVRTPIGVTREVESYDLKLSVLDRQGKTVENASIQLDSLDRAAMYQPAPGVVRLPKGRYFLQASTWGDESTHFFEPTLVLDKDSELVLDARDGKPVGSTVDKRSAKEFSARIEVLRSTPSHTVVGGVSGESFAKTFVRPSRTTASPGEFTFSAEQRLAEPDGSGGFARSPYLYNVRIVRDGVVPQELTHHVPDNSLVAVQGSHAATGPDQVGVRDGAIKAPLPFTLNEFYTPGVPWTNYFESGRTHIAAVPRVFTKPTTERWNTAVFGPAFPKDQPRQHAGRDGDVIEMRIPLHSGQNEHQIGYVDDTPGTTKLFRDGTLLASSPLPGWAEFAVPAAAADYRLEVSSPQVSAQWTFRSGHGTHDLPLLAVRFAPDVDAHNRARAGEFSIPFSVHRNGSGTVAASPTVEVSFDDGGRWEVARVVDGKVSVVNPGSGFVSLRAKVADGEGNSVVQTVIRAYAVG, from the coding sequence GTGAGAGCACAGCTTCGGGTGTTGCTGGTGGTCGTGGCGCTCGCCACCAGCGTTGGGCCCGCCCAGGCGTCACCTGCGCCGATGTCCCCCGCCTCGGTGGAGAGGCTCGACCCCGCGAGCGGGTCTTCGGTGGGGAGGCTCGACCCCGCGAGCGGGTCTTCGGTGGTGACGCTGGTCACCGGTGACCGAGTCGACCTCCAGCACGGACAGGTGCGGGTCCAAGCCGCGCCCGGCCGCGAGCACATCCGGTTCCTGCACAGCACGGACTCGCGCGGCGATCGGGTCGTCCTGCCCGTGGACGCCGCCGAAGCGGTCCGAACGGGGCGGCTCGACCGGCGGCTCTTCAACGTGACCCGGTTGATCTCGATGGGCTTCGGCGACCGGGCGCGGCGCGATCTGCCGCTGATCGTGGAGCAGTCGGCGGCCCGCGCGCTGCCGAGGGCCGCCGAGCGCGAGCTGCCCAGCATCGGCGCGATCGCCGCGCGCACGGAGAAGGCGAGTGCCGCGCGGACGTGGTCGGGGCTGGCGCACGCGCGGGTGTGGCTGGACGCGCCCGTGCGGGCCGCGCTGGACCGCAGCACGGTCCAGGTGGGCGCTCCGGCCGCGTGGAAGGCGGGGCACACGGGCAAGGGCGTCACCATCGCCGTGCTCGACACCGGGATCGACGCCAAGCACCCTGACCTCAAGCGCGTTGTCGGCGCCAAGGACTTCACGAGTTCGAGCACCGACGATCGGCAGGGGCACGGCACGCACGTCGCGTCGATCGCCGCGCGCGTCGCCCCGGAGGCGTCGCTGCTCAACGGGAAGGTGCTCGACGACAGCGGCGGCGGCAGCGAGTCCGCGATCATCGCCGGGATGGAGTGGGCCGTCGGGCAGGGCGCCCGCGTGGTCAACATGAGCCTCGGTGGTCCGCCGACCGACGGCAAGGACCCGATGTCGCTCGCGGTGAACCAGCTGACCGAACGCACCGGCGCGCTGTTCGTGGCCGCCACCGGCAACCTGGGGCAGGCCGAGGCCGTCATGAGTCCGGCGGTCGCCGATGCCGCGCTCGCGGTCGGCGCCGTGGACTCGAAGGACGCGTTGGCCGAGTTCTCCAACCGAGGGCCGCGCTCCGGCGATGACGGCTTGAAGCCCGACATCACCGCGCCCGGCGTCGGGATCGTCGCGGCCAGGGCGCTCAACAGCACGCCGGAGGAGCCGGTCGGGGACCGGTACGCGCGGATGTCCGGCACGTCGATGGCCGCACCGCACGTGGCGGGCGCGGCGGCGATCCTGGCCGCTCAGCACCCGGACTGGCGCGCAGACCGGATCAAGGCCGCGCTGATGGGCACGGCACGGCCGAACCCGAAGCTCGGTGCTCATGATCAGGGCGCTGGGCGCCTGGACATCGCAAGGGCCACAGCGCAGACCGTGCACGCCACGCCCGCCAGCATCCACAGCGGCGTCGCCAAGTGGCCGCACAGCGACGACGAGCCGATCAAGACCACCGTGACGTACTCCAACTCCGGAGCGTCCCCAGTGGAGCTTGACTTGGCTGTGGACGTGCAGGCTCCCGCGGGGATGTTCACTGTCCAGCCTGGACGGATCACCGTGCCTGCACGCGGCTCGGCAAGCGCTGTTCTCACCACTGACACCCGTGTGGCCGCGCCGGATGTCCGCTTCAGCGGCGCGCTCACCGCCACCGGCCGCGATGTCTCCGTGCGGACGCCCATCGGTGTGACGCGAGAGGTGGAGAGCTACGACCTGAAGCTCAGCGTCCTCGACCGCCAGGGAAAAACGGTTGAGAACGCCTCGATCCAGCTCGATTCCCTCGACCGCGCCGCCATGTACCAGCCCGCGCCCGGCGTCGTCCGCCTGCCCAAGGGGCGGTACTTCCTGCAAGCCTCCACGTGGGGCGACGAGTCCACGCACTTCTTCGAACCGACCCTGGTGCTGGACAAGGACTCCGAACTCGTGCTGGACGCCAGGGACGGCAAACCCGTGGGATCCACAGTGGACAAACGATCGGCGAAGGAGTTCTCGGCGCGGATCGAAGTCCTGCGGTCAACGCCTTCACACACGGTTGTCGGTGGCGTGTCGGGGGAGAGTTTCGCCAAGACCTTCGTCCGTCCTTCGCGCACGACCGCCTCGCCCGGCGAGTTCACCTTCTCCGCCGAGCAACGCCTCGCGGAGCCCGACGGCAGCGGTGGATTCGCGCGCAGTCCATACCTGTACAACGTCCGCATCGTTCGCGACGGCGTCGTTCCCCAGGAGCTGACGCACCACGTCCCCGACAACTCCCTCGTCGCCGTCCAGGGCTCGCACGCCGCGACCGGGCCCGATCAGGTCGGCGTTCGCGACGGTGCGATCAAGGCTCCTCTGCCCTTCACCCTCAACGAGTTCTACACTCCCGGCGTCCCGTGGACGAACTACTTCGAGTCCGGGCGTACGCATATCGCGGCGGTCCCCCGCGTCTTCACCAAGCCCACCACCGAGCGCTGGAACACCGCCGTGTTCGGCCCGGCTTTCCCGAAGGACCAGCCCCGCCAGCACGCCGGCCGCGATGGCGACGTGATCGAGATGCGGATCCCCTTGCACAGCGGCCAGAACGAGCACCAAATCGGCTACGTCGACGACACGCCGGGCACGACGAAGCTGTTCCGGGACGGAACCCTGCTCGCGTCGAGCCCTCTCCCCGGCTGGGCAGAGTTCGCCGTGCCCGCCGCGGCCGCCGACTACCGCCTCGAAGTGTCGTCGCCTCAGGTGAGTGCACAGTGGACGTTCCGGTCCGGTCACGGCACTCACGACCTGCCGTTGCTGGCTGTGCGGTTCGCGCCTGACGTCGATGCGCACAACCGGGCTCGTGCCGGGGAGTTCTCGATTCCATTTTCCGTGCATCGGAACGGAAGCGGGACTGTTGCTGCTTCGCCGACGGTCGAGGTGTCTTTCGACGATGGCGGGCGGTGGGAGGTCGCTCGGGTGGTCGACGGGAAGGTGTCCGTGGTGAACCCGGGGAGCGGGTTCGTGTCGTTGCGCGCCAAGGTGGCGGACGGGGAGGGGAATTCCGTTGTGCAGACTGTGATTCGGGCTTACGCGGTGGGGTGA
- a CDS encoding phosphotransferase codes for MSPRARTVDPGCLAQWCTEHLGSPPAEELFRSGHLSAVVGLRLTDGREVVVKIRPDSPRIAACAEVQHRMYQAGYPCPRPLTGALPFGGDVATAEVYVRGGAVLPSAEHAATAFAEAFARLIRLAPRPDEVSTLDPAPSWAAWNHAGDGLWPRSEEDPDVDLNEADGAEWLDEAGRRARDRLRAGESEAVIGHCDWLASNLRWSDDTLLVVHDWDSVIVDDEAVLVGFAAALHSTVSADELATVEDTERFLVAYCHARGREFTPDELQRTWAAGVWTRAYDAKYQHAVGQSIISLSENEARERLRRAGADVRRP; via the coding sequence ATGTCACCTCGCGCGCGCACCGTCGATCCTGGCTGTCTCGCCCAGTGGTGCACGGAGCATCTGGGCAGCCCGCCGGCGGAGGAGTTGTTCAGATCCGGGCACCTGTCCGCCGTCGTCGGGCTTCGGCTGACCGACGGTCGCGAGGTCGTGGTCAAGATTCGTCCGGACTCGCCGCGGATCGCGGCATGCGCGGAAGTCCAGCACCGCATGTACCAGGCCGGGTATCCGTGCCCGCGGCCGCTCACCGGCGCCCTGCCTTTCGGCGGCGACGTCGCGACCGCGGAGGTCTACGTCCGCGGTGGCGCAGTGCTCCCGAGCGCGGAGCACGCGGCCACGGCCTTCGCTGAGGCGTTCGCGCGGCTGATCCGGCTCGCCCCTCGGCCGGACGAGGTGTCCACGCTTGACCCGGCGCCGTCATGGGCGGCCTGGAACCACGCCGGGGATGGACTGTGGCCGCGTTCGGAGGAGGACCCTGATGTCGACCTCAACGAGGCGGACGGCGCGGAATGGCTCGACGAGGCCGGGCGCCGTGCTCGTGATCGTCTGCGCGCCGGCGAATCCGAAGCCGTGATCGGCCACTGCGACTGGCTTGCAAGCAATTTGCGCTGGAGTGACGACACTCTGCTGGTGGTGCACGACTGGGACAGCGTGATCGTTGATGATGAAGCCGTCCTGGTCGGCTTCGCTGCCGCGCTGCATTCGACCGTCAGCGCGGACGAGCTGGCCACTGTCGAAGACACTGAACGGTTCCTGGTCGCGTATTGCCATGCGCGGGGCCGGGAGTTCACTCCCGACGAACTCCAACGAACATGGGCGGCGGGCGTCTGGACCAGGGCCTACGACGCCAAGTACCAACACGCGGTCGGGCAATCCATCATCTCGCTGTCGGAGAACGAGGCCCGCGAGCGACTCCGTCGTGCCGGCGCCGACGTGCGGAGGCCATGA
- a CDS encoding BTAD domain-containing putative transcriptional regulator → MDRAARSSLGPRVRLWRTRAGFTQTEAAAAAGISVAGLRDLEQGRIARPRPATLRRLAEAFGLSAAETAELVRDNASATGISVGVLGPLVLRAGDEVIDLGSAPQRTLLAALALSPNAPVSRDALIEAAWGHRPPANVVEILQTHLSRLRRRLTPEGPQLSATASGYQLNVTADQLDLLAFRGLTAEARAARERIDVAGAAEACRRALTLWRDAPLADLPAFHDHPGVAEILLDWQALVLEFAELAAELGEDDQALAPLRKLAAAEPLDEAVQARLMLTLAASGRQAAALATFDEARRRFADELGVDPGPKLADAHQRVLHNRVSKPISASASAHRQLPPDIGDFTGRAAELRWLTRASLAEAGGTAPPIVAIEGMAGLGKTRLAVHFAHQLVAAGRHDEIQLYVDLRAHSDQPPADPAVVLASFLNLLGVPGAQVPRELDSRAALYRDRLHGKRALVILDNAADERQVQPLLPASPGNLVLVTSRRHLALDGAATLALELFAPQDATALLATIAGGDRVDAEGAEQVTALCGGLPLAVALAARRLQNRPLWTLSDLAERLRTSSGRLGELSSGTRGLRAVFDLSYRALAPETQRFFRLLGVHPGDDATAESAAALTGTDPATARRRLDELVDEHLLTMVTARRYRLHDLLREYAAEHAGEQERHAAVERVLTWYLYAADAARERLFPHFVDIELDPAERPGHLPGHAGDEDAFQWLADEHATLVAAVGVALTEGMHRIAWQLPLVLKHYFERLSNYKDWITTGRDALKAAQRIGDRKAEAMVRSLLGVAHGQLGEIDVCVEYFTDSLALRREVGDTGGEARTLGNLGVAHTNRGDYEDAIGYLKQALELSRRTGNQHLEIRTLSNLGRAQTMSGNADEAILSLEAALGPARALGDAIGLVAVLHNLGETLLRVGRHGEAQPLLTECLEVYRDKHFRLYEAEVLELLAQIHDETGSAEHAQERWREAVAILEELGHPRLEEVRGRVR, encoded by the coding sequence GTGGACCGGGCCGCGCGGAGTTCGTTGGGTCCCCGAGTCCGGCTCTGGAGAACGCGAGCGGGATTCACGCAGACCGAGGCGGCCGCGGCCGCGGGGATCAGCGTCGCCGGGCTGCGGGACCTGGAGCAGGGCCGCATCGCCCGCCCCCGGCCCGCCACGCTGCGCAGGCTCGCCGAGGCGTTCGGCCTTTCCGCCGCCGAGACCGCGGAGTTGGTGCGGGACAACGCTTCCGCCACCGGGATCAGCGTCGGCGTGCTCGGCCCGCTGGTGCTCAGGGCGGGCGATGAGGTGATCGACCTCGGGTCCGCGCCGCAGCGGACCCTGCTCGCGGCGCTCGCGTTGAGCCCCAACGCGCCGGTCTCCCGGGACGCGTTGATCGAGGCCGCGTGGGGGCACCGCCCGCCCGCGAACGTCGTGGAGATCCTGCAGACGCACCTCTCCCGGCTGCGGCGGCGGCTCACACCGGAAGGCCCGCAGCTGTCCGCCACCGCGAGCGGCTACCAGCTCAACGTCACCGCCGACCAGCTCGATCTGCTCGCCTTCCGCGGCCTGACCGCCGAAGCCCGCGCCGCGCGGGAGCGGATCGACGTGGCGGGCGCGGCCGAGGCGTGCCGGCGGGCGCTCACGCTGTGGCGGGACGCGCCGCTGGCCGACCTGCCCGCGTTCCACGACCACCCCGGCGTCGCGGAGATCCTGCTGGACTGGCAGGCGCTCGTGCTGGAGTTCGCCGAACTCGCCGCGGAGCTGGGCGAGGACGACCAGGCGCTCGCCCCGTTGCGGAAGCTGGCCGCCGCCGAGCCGCTGGACGAGGCGGTGCAGGCGCGGCTGATGCTCACGCTCGCCGCGAGCGGGCGCCAGGCCGCCGCGCTGGCCACCTTCGACGAGGCCCGTCGCAGGTTCGCCGACGAGCTGGGTGTGGACCCCGGGCCGAAGCTGGCCGACGCGCACCAGCGGGTGCTGCACAACCGGGTGAGCAAGCCGATCTCGGCGTCGGCCAGCGCGCACCGGCAGCTGCCGCCGGACATCGGCGACTTCACCGGCCGGGCGGCGGAGCTGCGGTGGCTGACCCGGGCCTCGCTCGCGGAGGCGGGCGGGACCGCGCCGCCGATCGTGGCGATCGAGGGCATGGCCGGGCTGGGCAAGACGCGGCTGGCCGTGCACTTCGCGCACCAGCTGGTGGCGGCCGGGCGCCATGACGAGATCCAGCTCTACGTCGACCTGCGCGCGCATTCCGACCAGCCGCCCGCCGATCCGGCGGTGGTGCTCGCGTCGTTCCTGAACCTGCTCGGTGTTCCCGGCGCCCAGGTGCCGAGGGAGCTGGACTCGCGGGCCGCGCTGTACCGGGATCGGCTGCACGGCAAGCGGGCGCTGGTGATCCTGGACAACGCCGCCGACGAACGCCAGGTGCAGCCGTTGCTCCCGGCCAGCCCCGGCAACCTCGTGCTGGTCACCAGCAGGCGGCACCTCGCGCTCGACGGTGCGGCCACGCTCGCGCTGGAGCTGTTCGCTCCCCAGGACGCCACCGCGCTGCTGGCCACGATCGCGGGCGGTGACCGGGTCGACGCCGAGGGCGCGGAGCAGGTCACCGCGCTGTGCGGCGGGTTGCCGCTCGCCGTGGCACTCGCCGCGCGCAGGCTCCAGAACCGTCCTTTGTGGACACTCAGCGATCTGGCCGAGCGGTTGCGGACCTCCAGCGGCAGGCTCGGGGAACTGAGTTCCGGAACGCGGGGCCTGCGCGCCGTCTTCGACCTGTCCTACCGCGCGCTCGCACCGGAGACGCAGCGGTTCTTCCGTTTGCTGGGCGTGCATCCCGGCGACGACGCGACGGCCGAGTCCGCCGCCGCACTCACCGGGACCGATCCCGCGACCGCGCGGCGACGGCTGGACGAACTGGTCGACGAACACCTGCTCACGATGGTGACCGCGCGGCGCTACCGGCTGCACGACCTGCTCCGCGAGTACGCCGCCGAGCACGCCGGGGAACAGGAGCGGCACGCGGCCGTCGAGCGCGTGCTGACCTGGTACCTCTACGCCGCGGATGCCGCACGGGAGCGGCTTTTCCCGCACTTCGTCGACATCGAGCTGGACCCGGCGGAGCGACCGGGGCACCTGCCCGGGCACGCGGGCGACGAGGACGCCTTCCAGTGGTTGGCCGACGAACACGCCACCCTCGTCGCGGCGGTCGGCGTGGCCCTGACAGAGGGCATGCACCGCATCGCGTGGCAGTTGCCCTTGGTGCTCAAGCACTATTTCGAGCGGCTGAGCAACTACAAGGACTGGATCACCACCGGGCGCGACGCGCTGAAGGCCGCGCAGCGGATCGGCGACCGCAAGGCCGAGGCCATGGTCCGCAGCCTGCTCGGCGTGGCGCACGGCCAGCTCGGCGAGATCGACGTCTGCGTCGAGTACTTCACCGACTCGCTCGCGCTCCGCCGCGAGGTCGGTGACACGGGCGGGGAAGCGCGCACGCTGGGCAACCTCGGTGTCGCGCACACCAACCGCGGCGACTACGAGGACGCGATCGGCTACCTGAAGCAGGCGTTGGAGCTGAGCAGGCGGACGGGAAACCAGCACCTGGAGATCCGCACGCTGAGCAACCTCGGCCGGGCCCAGACGATGAGCGGCAACGCCGACGAGGCGATCCTGTCGCTGGAGGCGGCACTCGGTCCCGCGCGGGCTCTCGGCGATGCGATCGGCCTGGTCGCAGTGCTGCACAACCTCGGCGAGACCCTGCTGCGCGTCGGCAGGCACGGCGAGGCGCAACCGCTGCTGACGGAGTGCTTGGAGGTCTACCGGGACAAGCACTTCCGGCTCTACGAGGCCGAAGTGCTCGAACTGCTCGCGCAGATCCACGACGAGACCGGTTCGGCCGAGCACGCCCAGGAACGCTGGCGCGAGGCCGTCGCGATCTTGGAGGAGCTGGGCCACCCTCGCCTAGAGGAGGTCCGCGGGCGCGTCCGGTAG